The sequence CTTAGCAGAATCACAAAAAACTACATTCTCTTTAGAAAGCCCAAATCACTCCGAGTGCCTTTGCCAGAAAGGATGGTGAGAGCTGTGTGAATATGTTTTCCACCCTCCTCTCCATTTCCATTTCCTTTCCACTACCATTGTATGAATATGCTTTCATGgtagtgttttaatttttctctcctccCCTCCAACGGTTGGGTTTTCGTAGGGCATGAGTGGGGATAAAAAAATTGGTCTTAAAATtcgttttattttcctttttttcattatttttgcaTTGTAATTATTGTACTAGAGTATTTGTTGGGAAATGCCACCCCCTCCTCATGtattatattttccttttctaatgAAATTTACTTCTAgcttagaaataaataaataaaaaaaaaagtatcctATGCCATTATTAAAGTTCCTTATTATTTTACGATCTtcgtttttaaaaataaaatatcattgaaAAACTTTTATGACTAATTATGAGTTATGGTGCAGGTTAGGAAGCTGGAATTGCTGATAGCGGTGCTGGTGTTCGTGATGGCTGCTTGTTTCTTTGGGGAAATGAGTTACGTGAAGCCTCCAGCAGCTGATGTGCTAAAAGGAATGTTTATACCAAAGCTCAAGGGTCAAGGAGCCACCGGCGATGCCATCGCCCTCTTGGGTGCCCTTGTCATGCCGTACGATATTTTTTTATCCCCCTCCTATATATATCTTATAgcatataaaaaggaaaatgttaaggGCACCGACAATGTGCCGGGACTGGCGTGACAATACCACGTGGCAGCCTCATGTTGGTACGTTGATTGCATAGACGTGGCATTGCCATGTTGCCCTACCATGTCAGCAAATTCAACTACTTAGCTCCAGTTTAAATATAGAAAcgatttcatcttatcttatcgttacaatttttttaaatttttaaataaaatataataaacaaatcaattatttcaaattttaaaacaataataatattaaaaaataatattctaacaatatttttttcaattttcaacttcatttcactatccaaaccgacCTTAATGTTGACTGTGTTAGTAGATGTTTCATGCATGGACATCGTTGCATATATAATAAGTATACGATTGTTCGTAGCATGAATTAATTTCTGTTGGTGTTGCATATATAATAAGTATACGATTGTTCGTAGCATGAATTAATTTCTGTTTTCTCACCAACAGGCACAATCTCTTCCTCCACTCGGCTCTTGTCTTGTCCAGAAAGATACCCTCTTCTGTTCGTGGAATTAATGTAAGCCAATTTCcactaagaaaaataaaataaaatgttcaaTTTATctcctatttttcaaaacaatataCTTTCACTAATCCTAGAATAAATCATGACTGAATATTAACTTCATATctctcgatttttttttttaaagaaaaaatcataatttacaATGATATCATgcatggaaatatatatatatatgataggaCACATGATGGCATGGAGTATTAGAATGGTTAttcaaaaataacttaaaaagcTTTTGAAACtgccaaaataataaataatggataTTTTGTCTTCCTCGTGATCATGTAAAATTGCAGGATGCATGTCGATATTTCTTGATAGAGAGTGGATTCGCACTGTTTGTGGCATTTCTAATAAATGTTGCAGTTGTTTCTGTATCTGGTGCCGTTTGCTCAGACAATAGCCTCACAGATGATGATGCAGATCGTTGCAGTGATCTTAACCTTAACTCTGCATCTTTCCTTCTCAAGGTTCAAGTtcatcatacatacatacatatatatatatatatatatatatatgaagttgaTTGTTTTGATCCAATTAAGTACAAGTTCTAACAGAAATGAGATCAaaacattaattatttaatttttttttttttttaactgttgTATGTATGTAGAATGTGTTGGGTCGGTCAAGCTCAACCATTTATGCCATTGCATTACTGGCTTCAGGACAAAGCTCCACAATCACAGGCACTTATGCAGGGCAATTCATCATGCAGGTCTTAAATTATGATAGACATATAAGATATGAATCATGATaaatgttattcatcattcttTCATCATCTTCTGATATGACATGAAATGTTCGaaagataagtaaaaaaataatgaataatttctcaataatttaatgacaaaatagaagaaaataaaagaatgaagaaaaacaCATTCACACACAAAATTCAGTTAGAGTTGGATTTTCATTGGTTTGAGGATGGTgttggtttagggttttttggATCTCAAGATGAAAAAGTGGGCTAGGAACTTGTTGACTAGGTGCATTGCCATTACACCTAGTCTTGTTGTTTCCATCATTGGTGGATCTTCAGGTGCAGGCAGACTGATCATTATCGCATCGGTCTGTAACTCTTGGAaactatatatcttttttattcatatatactAAACAATTAGATATTAAATGCTTTTAATTTGTTATGCAGATGATACTCTCATTTGAACTTCCATTTGCTCTAATCCCTCTCCTTAAATTCAGTAGCAGTACCACCAAGATGGGACCACACAAGAATTCAACCTATGtgagttgttttctttctctggttttcttctTTCATCAATTGCCATTTATActttctctggttttcttctTTCATCAATTGCCATTTATATCGAGGTGAATCAGTCTAAATAGGTCTTCACTTGGGTTGCTCCATCTCATCTTTGACATTGGGATAATGCATCAAAGCCGATGCAAACTTACAAACATAACAATAAAACTGATCATTTTCCTAGCCCAGGTGTGTGCAGTGTGTATTTATATGGGTGTGAGACATGTccacaaaacacaataaataaaGCTGCTTTAACGGGAATAaatgtgatacattagattgaaaaattattttctaatgtATTGTATCCATTATCCAAGCATGTCAATTTGTTGGCTTCCTTCttgtaattctatttttttaagtataaatgtattaatatcaataggcgtaaccaagtacactgggtgtatacaagagaaaacacctagcaCTTCTATATTAATATCAAAAGGACTTCATCCTTTTTGTAATTCTCTTAGTAAACCTAGTACTTCTCACAtgtatacacatacatacatacatacatacattcattcattcatgcatgcatgcatatatatatatatatatatatatatatcagtgtCTCTGCCATCAACATGGCTCACCTTTTGGCCTCCCTAAcactaaattttataattctatatgCAAGTCCATCCGCATGTTGATGCCATGAATTGAATAGGTCAATGAATCATAACCATAAAGCAAAAGACAAATTAGAAAATCCACGCAAAAGTAAAGGGAGAGCGAAACAAACTTCCTTCCAACCATGAATCTAAATATATAATCATGcctatatgtatgtatgtatgtatgtgtgcaGATTATTGTGATCTCGTGGATCCTAGGCTTGGGCATAATTGGCATCAACATATACTACTTGAGCACGGGCTTCGTGGGTTGGCTAATTCACAACAGTTTACCCAAGGTTGCAAATGTGTTCGTGGGGATCTTAGTGTTTCCCCTAATGGTCGTCTACATCCTTGCAGTGATCTACCTAACCTTCCGAAAAGATGCTGTTGTAACATTCATAGACCCCACAAAGGATGACCCAGCAGCCCAAAACAATATGGAACACGGGCGAGGTGGTGCTGATCGGCCAGGACAAGTAGACCGCATCCCTCACAGAGAGGACTTGGCTGATATCCCGTTTCCGGAGTAGAGGAGGGTTTCAAGATCAAATGCTTCACCTTCGTATAACCTAGGGAGCTCCAGACTTTTATGTTAATGACTTTCTGAAGGAGCTATATAGGGCTTCCTCGGCATTATTTGAAGCTTCTTCGAGTTCTTCTAAAGCTTTATTCCTACagggagaagaaaataaaactttgcCCAggtcctctatatatatagacacacacatatatatatagtgttcaGTTGTGAGTCTATATTGAAGCTCTATTTCTTGTATCAATATTACTTAGTgtttcataacttttttttttgataagttgctTAGTGTTTCAACTTAATCATCTCTAATGAAAAGAAACTTTCCAAGTACCTATTTACTCATGATAAAATAGGCATCTGTCGTCTGCACACGCATACTGTTAAATGGACCGCTACCAACTCAACTGTTGAAACCATTCTATATCAAACCTCCCCCTCCATTGCATGTTTTGGTATATATTTTTGGTCCTTCCTGAATCAAATCCATTCCTACCTCtttattgtaatatttaatgcattatttatctgcccccccccccccccccccccccccctttaaaaaaaaaaaaaaggcattttttcacttttcctttccatttaCTCGGATTAGTCTTACAGTGTCTGTCTTCAACCATCAACAATTTTCATACCTTCTCGCAATACTTGAGTAAACATGGCCGACAATATAGGGAAAATTATAATATGGAATAATCCAGTGTGCATGAATTTATGTCAGATTTTTAAAATAGTTGAGGTTGATAGTACTACTATATGACTCAAAACACAATTCATGAGATTGTGCAGAAGAGCCAGAACAACTTCAAAGAATGTATCAAGGGAATTCAAGGATGAGCAAGACAGGAGGGAACCTATCATAAGTACAATTGACCTGGAAAATTCTAATTTCTATCTTTTTTACCCGTGTAATTACAGGCCTTACATGAACTGCCCCTGACAACTTCTATATAGATCAAAACTCGAAAAAGTGCGAGCCAGATATATTTCATTGCAGATTTAAATAATTtccttccttttcattttcaatgcaGAAAGTAATCTATAGAAGTAATTGAATCATAAAATTCACAACTCATATTAAGTTCTCTTTTTCAACCTAAACCAGAGGTAGTACCAGATACAGGCCGAAGCATTAGATGATTGAGAGTAGGCTGTGCATTACCTGGAGTATTGAACATGGCATTCGAAGTAGATGAGTATTGCTTCATCCCTTCTACAGGCAGCCTTGGCCCCAACCCAAACATTTGCTGGCATGGTATAAACGGCATGTGGGGATGAACTGGTTGGTTGTTACCAAATCCTGGAATGCTAGGCTGTGAAGGTGAAGCTGACAAAATCTGTTGCTTATTATTACTAGTGTTATTCTTACCGATAGGACTAACATCTGGTAAACTCATGGATGAAGTAAAACCAGCAGGTCCAAATCGGGTTGATAACACACGGACCCTCTCAGTAGCAAATCTCTGCCTTGTCCTCTCCACTTGTTCACATTCTTTCACCAAAAACGTTTCCACTTCAGCAAACTGCTTCAGCTTCAGCTCTAATCTTTTCAACTGTCAAATACATTTTGTAGCAGAAAATGGCAACAGGACATTTTAATTTCCTTTCAAGGAGGGGTTCAATACGTAGTATAATTTGTACAGTTGAATTCGTGTAAATTTTGGTGACAAAAAAACCTTTGGTAACTAATCCAGCTTTTCTAGGGCATGATTGTTGCCTATTATACCATTAATGGGAATCAAAGACCTTGAGTTCTTGCCCGAACTTAAGGGACtcaagagggagagagataaaCATATCAAGTGAACCTTACGGCATTTATTGCTTATTTAATACTGCCTTAAACATTTATACTGGCAGCAATAAATGTTGTAGGCCCCAGATGATGTCTATCTCTCTTCCACTTGAGGCCCTCAAGTTTTGCCCGAACTTGAGGGAATCTTTTTCCCCATTAATGCAACTTGGTCATTTCATAAGTCACCAAATTAGCATTTCACCAGATTCAGTCTTGCACAGTAACAAGACTCAGCAAGGAGTGAACACTGACTGAAATAAGATTCTAAAGTTTTGGGGCAACAGCAAGCATGTGTTGGTTTTGGGGCAACAGCAAGCAGCCAACACAAGCCAAATAGGTTATAAGTCCTTCCCCTCCGGATCTTGAAATTTTAAGATTTCCTAAGAGATTCAACTCCAACTACTAAAGGAAACATTTAACAGATAACAATGAATCACTGCCAGTGAATCTATTAATAGAAAATGGATAAAACTTGGAATGGAAGTGGAAAAGACACAGAAGATTGGAAAGCCATACGTTTAAAAATCAATAATACTTGCCAATATGTATACCTGATGGTTTATAATATTTGCAGATAGCCTCTGAATTTCCCTTTCTTCAAGATCTGCAAACAGTTTCGCTTTTGTTGCTGCAGCAGCAAGGCCAGCTTTAGCAGCAGCTTTAACTTTCTCTGTAGAAAATGGAACCTGTCCCCCATTATGATTCCATGAACCATTTACTCCTGAGTTCTCTTCTGAAGTTTATTCCGCATGAAATTTTAGTATAGACTTgagttaataaaattaaaaacagagaaaaacaagaaaaggtaCAAGTGAAGAAAGGGAAAATAGACTATGCTGACCTTTCTGTTGGAATGAATTTGCAATTTCTCCATGACGAGTACCTTCTCTGCTATGTATACCTTCTGAATTCCTCCTTCATAGGTGTAAAAGAAACTTTTTATTCCGTGTGTAGAATGCATAAGCTAACATTCATACATAAgcaatgattttagatgaaaaatccTTAAGAGGGTTTCTAGATATTCATAACAAAGAACCCTTCCTCCATAAACTATCCTAATAGAATCCATAATGCGCGACAAAATATCAGTTGAAACACCTTTCTTAAGGAATGATATTAGGATTTTTACCAGTGATATTAAAGTAAATGATAATACCAATGTTGTCTTGTAAAGTATCAGAAGGAAAGGCACTAACCCATTACTGTGACCAGGTCCTTCTACCTGTAAAATTCTTCCAGAAGGAGACAAGCCATTGCCCTCAGACATTGCTGCCAAGGATGCATGGGCACATGCTGCGGCAACTCTTGGTCCAACAGCAGAGGCCAAAAAGGCAACCTAAAATTTCTTTCCACTAGTTAGATCTGTAAGAACACAAGCACAGGAATGTAGAatgcttctcttttttctttttaccctTTTCTTTGGGGGCACGGGGGGGCGCTAGGTACTCCGTATGCAGTGTTTTTTCTCCTTATAAAAAAGTGCCTCTTAAATTATTTGCATGTAAACAAAATGATGTCAATTTTCACGTAGGAAAGGGTTTTAGCTTCCTTGAAAAGGAAATTGCTTCAAAACAGTAGATCATTGACAAAAATTGTTCAAGTTGTGGAAACAATGGGACCATGAGTGCAagaattttttataggtaatcaagaagttttattcatagaaatagacaaagcctaagtacacagggagtatacatgagaatcATCTCGTTAGAGTTTACAATCGATGAATACAAGagaattcaaacaataaatgtgatttttcatTGATTAACTTTGATGGAAGCATTTGATGAAAAGCACAAAGTAGGAGAGGTGTAAAATTCAACAAGAACTATACAAGAACATTGTTAAATTTGCTGATAATTCTGGGTTTCTCTCCCCTAAAacattttctctccgtacactctTTGCTTCGTTGGTTTTTTTGCTCTTTCAATGGAAATAATTCCTTGTGGTGATTAGTGTGTAGTCCAGTTTGAAGTGTAATCCAATTGGTGATTAGTGTGTTAGAGTATTGGTATATGGAGTTTGTTAGGCACTTCAAGGTGAAAGcaaaatcttttgttttctcatgggaggagaggggggggggggtagtaGCATACGTATCAATGAATGTAGCAGAAGATTGGTCACGTCCATTGTAGTAAGCAGGGCTTTGGCTACATGAGTGGTTCAAATGGTGGAAGAAGGCTTAGCCTCTTGTCGACAGGATTCTTTCTTTAGGCAAAAGAGGATGGGAAACAGAGTCCTTGCCATTCAAAGGCACGTAAATGCTAGGGGTCCTTCTTGCACTTGGCAGAACTTGGGTTTGAGAAGAAGAGGGATCAGTGATGGTCCCTGAAGGCTTGAAGGGCAATGGTTGGGAGGATTTTGCTTACCACTTGGGCAAACTCGACGGCCACCAATCGAGAAGGGAGACAACTAGGGACCTGGAGGAAGAGAGTCTTCCAGCCTCTAACGGTGCATCATATGCAGTGGCACTGTGTTTGCCGGCAAGGAGTGATTCCGTTATAGTGGCCGACAGGAATAAGACAGTGGGTGAAAGGTTGGGTAGCGTAGGAAATCTTTTAGCAGAGCTGACAAGGGTGATACGGGAGCCTCTGTTGCAGGTCCTATGTTGGGCAACGTAGAAGGAGTGTTGTGGGAGGTCAGAGGCCATCTGTTAGGTCTTTCAGAAGAAATTTATACTCTTATGAGGAAAGTCGATTGGGGCTTAAGTGTGGTAATGGGCCAGGGAGTTAGGGCTGGGAAAGGTACTAAGCACGAAGAGGCTGCTAGCCTTCCTCACTAGGTTGGGCCCGTAAATGGGAAGCCCACGAGGCCCATCAACTCTGTCTGGGGGCCAAAGTCCTCCACTTAGGCCCGAGCCTCCACCTCAGACTCGTGTAGCCTAAACCCGTCGGAGACCTTGCCGGTACCACATAAAATGTCGCCGGACCTCGTCGATCCTACCGGCATTGACACCGTCACCGTCGACCTTACTGGCACTGACAGTGCAGACTTAAGGGTACGTCGTCGATGGTACCACGCTAAGGAAATAAAGTGAGTGATACCACGTTAAGGAAATAAAGTGAGTGGTATAAATTAGGAGTACAATAACATTACCTtagtttaaagaaaaattatactcattattTTTACACACCACACgccacactttttttattttttttctcttaacaaatgtgtggtgtatggacgatgagtagaagaattcaattagtttaagaagaattaaataaataaaataaataaataaataaataaaaatatgtgttgTGTGTGGAGCTCTATTTCAAACTAgattatgagtaatgttagatacagtcataaCTTGTGCAAGCGTCGCgcaatcatttgaaaaaaagggTTCACCATTaaaaactagattttttttttatgtagatttcatatttatttattttcttaaaaataatgcACGACACTTGcgtatttttttactataaatatcatttttatgaATCTTTTTCATTGATTGACACACATTATATTATGTTTttccatataatttatttaagatcttcaataaaataattgtataaaattaatatttattttaaagaattgtACTTC comes from Juglans microcarpa x Juglans regia isolate MS1-56 chromosome 8S, Jm3101_v1.0, whole genome shotgun sequence and encodes:
- the LOC121243905 gene encoding metal transporter Nramp5-like — protein: MGGHDQQQAESEVVPAGGGSNRIAAAHDLEGENVLPPLFVDHDISATKNNKHLDHDYHEDPNHQKPGWRKFIAYVGPGFLVSLAYLDPGNLETDLQAGASHRYELLWVVLIGLIFALIIQSLAANLGVSTGKHLSELCKAEYPKYVKYCLWLLAELAVIAADIPEVIGTAFGLNILFHIPVWAGVLFTGLSTLLLLGLQTYGVRKLELLIAVLVFVMAACFFGEMSYVKPPAADVLKGMFIPKLKGQGATGDAIALLGALVMPHNLFLHSALVLSRKIPSSVRGINDACRYFLIESGFALFVAFLINVAVVSVSGAVCSDNSLTDDDADRCSDLNLNSASFLLKNVLGRSSSTIYAIALLASGQSSTITGTYAGQFIMQGFLDLKMKKWARNLLTRCIAITPSLVVSIIGGSSGAGRLIIIASMILSFELPFALIPLLKFSSSTTKMGPHKNSTYIIVISWILGLGIIGINIYYLSTGFVGWLIHNSLPKVANVFVGILVFPLMVVYILAVIYLTFRKDAVVTFIDPTKDDPAAQNNMEHGRGGADRPGQVDRIPHREDLADIPFPE
- the LOC121244818 gene encoding SWI/SNF complex subunit SWI3C-like, with the translated sequence MSEGNGLSPSGRILQVEGPGHSNGLVPFLLILYKTTLLMHSTHGIKSFFYTYEGGIQKVYIAEKVLVMEKLQIHSNRKTSEENSGVNGSWNHNGGQVPFSTEKVKAAAKAGLAAAATKAKLFADLEEREIQRLSANIINHQVYILLKRLELKLKQFAEVETFLVKECEQVERTRQRFATERVRVLSTRFGPAGFTSSMSLPDVSPIGKNNTSNNKQQILSASPSQPSIPGFGNNQPVHPHMPFIPCQQMFGLGPRLPVEGMKQYSSTSNAMFNTPGNAQPTLNHLMLRPVSGTTSGLG